One window from the genome of Aliidongia dinghuensis encodes:
- a CDS encoding lasso peptide biosynthesis B2 protein: protein MTAALRKWRRLAWPDRALLCEAVLLLAIARVAIAALPFRWLVRLLGRGDSAAAPLADMPEALITRVRWAVVAGARRVPWRAVCFQQGVAAHWMLRRRGVPSVLYYGTAPTLTQAGAAKGLAAHVWVRAGALDVIGGEVAGRFAVLARFPLSRPRAAP from the coding sequence ATGACGGCGGCACTGCGCAAGTGGCGGCGGCTCGCCTGGCCCGATCGCGCGCTCCTGTGCGAGGCGGTCCTCCTGCTGGCGATCGCCCGGGTCGCGATCGCGGCGCTGCCGTTTCGCTGGCTGGTCCGGCTGCTCGGCCGCGGCGACAGCGCGGCGGCGCCGTTGGCCGACATGCCGGAGGCGCTGATCACCCGCGTCCGCTGGGCCGTGGTCGCCGGCGCCAGGCGCGTGCCATGGCGGGCGGTCTGCTTCCAGCAGGGCGTCGCCGCGCACTGGATGCTGCGGCGCAGGGGCGTCCCATCCGTGCTCTATTACGGCACGGCGCCGACCTTGACCCAAGCAGGGGCGGCGAAGGGGCTGGCCGCCCATGTCTGGGTCAGGGCCGGCGCCCTCGACGTGATCGGCGGCGAGGTGGCCGGCCGGTTTGCGGTGCTGGCACGCTTTCCGCTCAGCCGGCCGCGCGCTGCGCCCTGA
- a CDS encoding asparagine synthetase B family protein, whose protein sequence is MSICGGIPAAADVRAELERSLSALCRGPRSATRRWTGASAGLAACDDGGLFADTDGTAVVDGRIDNRAELLGELGLGPSTGLSDAELLLHLYRKSGAAFSDRVLGDFSCAVWNARERTLLLASDPGALRPMFYWLGPDEILFASEQRGLWCHPRVPKQLDEDQMAAWLARLPREPSRSFYRDICRVPPGHRVVWRDNRVTIDRYWRPEDLPTLRLKRDEDYAEALHDLLDQAVRCRIGTQGPVATQLSGGLDSSSVTALAARALAEQDRPLIALTMAPTGEVSDPGPGRFADESSHAAAVARGHANIEHVLIPNFPEPFLDALDRREAVQDWPVLSVFGVPGVDHMARTAAHRGCKVMLTGNLGNMTASYDGLTLLPALARRMHWRRLAQSMAQMRARSGHRWSSILAMTLLPLLPLPAARAVRQRFGRPELALPDYSLINPAFLKRSGLEARAVRHGGSLGNLVDWDGRRLRLAVFDRSDHRGHMAAALRRQFGVDMLDPTSDRRVVEFCLAIPEEQFLHQGEPRALIRRAMAPLLPPEILQERRRGLQMADWHGVATAARKELAAEVARLEQSPLAQQCLDLPRLRRLIDDWPAAHDIRADNYVLYQFALPFTLSAGRFIRRLEGGNM, encoded by the coding sequence ATGTCGATCTGCGGAGGCATCCCAGCCGCGGCGGATGTGCGGGCCGAGCTTGAGCGCTCGCTGTCGGCGCTGTGCCGGGGGCCGCGCTCCGCCACGCGGCGCTGGACCGGCGCGAGCGCGGGCCTGGCGGCATGCGACGACGGCGGCCTGTTCGCCGACACGGACGGCACCGCCGTCGTCGACGGGCGGATCGACAATCGAGCCGAACTGCTCGGCGAATTAGGACTCGGCCCAAGCACCGGTCTGTCGGACGCCGAACTCCTCCTCCACCTCTACCGGAAATCGGGGGCCGCGTTCTCAGACCGCGTCCTCGGCGATTTTTCCTGCGCCGTCTGGAACGCGCGCGAACGGACCTTGCTGCTCGCCTCAGATCCGGGCGCGTTGCGGCCGATGTTCTATTGGCTGGGGCCGGACGAGATCCTGTTCGCGAGCGAGCAGCGCGGCCTCTGGTGCCATCCGCGCGTGCCGAAGCAGCTCGACGAGGACCAGATGGCGGCGTGGCTCGCGCGCCTGCCGCGGGAACCTTCGCGCAGCTTCTACCGGGACATCTGCCGCGTGCCGCCGGGCCACAGGGTCGTCTGGCGGGACAACCGTGTCACGATCGACCGCTACTGGCGGCCGGAGGACCTGCCGACGCTCCGGCTGAAGCGCGACGAGGATTATGCGGAGGCGCTGCATGACCTGCTCGACCAGGCGGTCCGCTGTCGCATCGGAACACAGGGCCCCGTCGCCACGCAGCTGAGCGGCGGGCTCGACAGCAGCAGCGTCACAGCCTTGGCCGCGCGTGCGCTCGCCGAGCAGGACCGCCCGCTGATCGCGCTCACGATGGCGCCCACAGGCGAGGTCAGCGACCCCGGCCCCGGCCGCTTCGCGGACGAGTCGTCCCATGCCGCCGCCGTGGCGCGCGGACACGCCAACATCGAGCATGTGCTGATCCCCAATTTCCCCGAACCGTTCCTCGACGCGCTCGACCGGCGCGAGGCCGTGCAGGACTGGCCGGTGCTGAGCGTGTTCGGCGTGCCGGGCGTCGATCACATGGCGCGCACCGCGGCGCACCGGGGCTGCAAGGTGATGCTAACCGGCAACCTGGGCAACATGACCGCGAGCTACGACGGGCTCACCCTGCTGCCGGCACTGGCACGCAGGATGCACTGGCGGCGCCTGGCGCAGAGCATGGCGCAGATGCGGGCGCGCAGCGGTCACAGATGGTCGTCGATCTTGGCCATGACCCTGCTGCCGCTGCTGCCGCTTCCCGCGGCCCGCGCGGTACGGCAGCGGTTCGGCCGGCCGGAACTGGCGCTGCCCGACTATTCGCTGATCAATCCGGCGTTTCTCAAACGATCCGGCCTCGAGGCGCGGGCCGTACGGCATGGCGGATCGCTCGGCAATCTGGTCGACTGGGACGGCCGCCGGCTCCGCCTCGCGGTGTTCGATCGCAGCGATCATCGGGGGCACATGGCGGCGGCGCTCCGGCGGCAATTCGGCGTGGACATGCTGGACCCGACCAGCGACCGGCGCGTTGTCGAATTCTGCCTCGCCATACCGGAGGAGCAGTTCCTGCACCAGGGCGAGCCGCGCGCGCTCATCCGCCGGGCCATGGCGCCGCTGCTGCCGCCGGAAATCCTGCAGGAGCGGCGCCGAGGGTTGCAGATGGCCGACTGGCACGGCGTCGCCACCGCGGCGCGCAAGGAACTCGCCGCAGAGGTCGCCCGGCTGGAGCAGAGCCCGCTCGCGCAGCAATGCCTTGATCTGCCGCGCCTGCGCCGCCTGATCGACGATTGGCCGGCTGCCCACGACATTCGCGCCGACAATTATGTGCTCTATCAGTTCGCCCTGCCCTTCACGCTGTCGGCCGGGCGCTTCATCCGTCGCCTCGAGGGCGGGAACATGTGA
- a CDS encoding phage tail protein, which produces MSDYFIGEIRAFSFAFAPSGWALANGASLSVNQNQALYSLIGNAYGGNNVAFNLPDLRGRTPIHSGVSRTGSGTTYQVGNQGGSETVALAADQIPLHNHALEASTTPGIGGNPSGHYFGAVAADPDGNTPNLYGALGASPVPLSSTMLATVGGSAGHNNMQPFAVVNYCIALTGLYPMRP; this is translated from the coding sequence ATGTCGGACTATTTCATCGGTGAAATCAGGGCGTTCAGCTTCGCCTTCGCGCCATCCGGCTGGGCGCTGGCCAATGGCGCATCCTTGTCGGTCAATCAGAATCAGGCGCTTTATTCGCTAATCGGAAACGCCTACGGCGGCAACAACGTCGCCTTCAATCTGCCCGACTTGCGCGGCCGAACGCCGATCCATTCCGGGGTGAGCCGCACGGGCAGCGGGACGACTTATCAGGTGGGCAATCAGGGCGGATCGGAGACGGTCGCGCTGGCGGCAGACCAGATCCCGCTGCATAACCATGCGCTGGAGGCGTCGACGACCCCAGGCATCGGCGGCAACCCGTCCGGTCACTATTTCGGCGCGGTCGCGGCGGACCCGGACGGCAACACGCCAAACCTCTATGGCGCGTTGGGCGCGTCGCCGGTGCCGCTGTCCTCGACGATGCTGGCAACGGTGGGCGGCAGTGCGGGCCATAACAATATGCAGCCCTTCGCCGTGGTGAATTACTGCATCGCGCTGACGGGCCTCTATCCGATGCGCCCGTAG
- a CDS encoding TRAP transporter large permease, whose product MEIATASLAPPGLFARFDRLLGMTVEAAAALLVVAEAVLLGWATTARYLFNSPLTWSDELATVLFVWLSMLGSVVALRRGEHMRLTTFVRNMPPAWRARADALGLVLVSAVLVALIPPSLKHVQNHLEGATPVLEISEAWREAALLVGTALMLVTAIDKLVQHATPLQVAGSLAVMMVMGGGLYLAMPLFDDLGNYNLLIFFLGLLSFCMMLGMPIALSFVLATVAYLHFTSTIPLSIVPARLSAGMSNLVLLAVPMFVLLGALIEVAGLARAMIAFLVSLVGHLRGGLQYVLLGAMYLVSGISGAKAADMAAIAPALFPEMRKRGNRHGDLVSLLSASAVMSETIPPSIVLITVGSVTGVSIAALFTGGLLPAVVGMIALCFVVFMQTRREDMSSARRVDGRTRLKLFVWAVPGLGLPIVIRTAVVDGIATATEVATIGVIYTILVGIFVYREFDWRKVYPILVDTASLSGAILLVVGAATGLAWALTQSGFSQDLVAAMAGMPGGRWGFVAISAVMFVILGSVLEGVPAIVLFGPLLFPIARLMHVNEVYYAIVAVFSMGLGLFTPPFGVGFYLACAIGRASPDDVIRHVWPHLAALVVALILIIAIPWISIGFL is encoded by the coding sequence ATGGAAATCGCGACCGCGTCGCTCGCCCCGCCCGGCCTGTTCGCCCGGTTCGACCGGCTGCTCGGGATGACCGTCGAAGCCGCGGCCGCCCTCCTCGTCGTGGCCGAGGCCGTTCTCCTCGGCTGGGCGACCACGGCGCGCTATCTGTTCAACAGCCCGCTCACCTGGTCCGACGAGCTCGCGACCGTGCTGTTCGTGTGGCTGTCGATGCTGGGATCCGTGGTGGCGCTCCGGCGCGGCGAGCACATGCGGCTCACGACCTTCGTGCGCAACATGCCGCCCGCTTGGCGGGCGCGCGCCGACGCGCTGGGCCTGGTCCTGGTCTCTGCGGTCCTGGTGGCGCTCATCCCGCCCAGCCTGAAGCATGTGCAGAACCACCTGGAGGGTGCGACGCCGGTCCTCGAAATCAGCGAGGCCTGGCGCGAGGCGGCGCTGCTGGTCGGCACCGCCCTCATGCTGGTGACGGCGATCGACAAGCTCGTGCAGCATGCGACACCGCTGCAGGTCGCGGGCTCGCTTGCGGTCATGATGGTCATGGGCGGCGGGCTCTACCTCGCCATGCCGCTCTTCGACGATCTCGGCAACTACAACCTGCTGATCTTCTTCCTGGGGCTCTTGAGCTTCTGCATGATGCTCGGCATGCCGATCGCCTTGTCCTTCGTGCTGGCGACGGTCGCCTACCTGCATTTCACGTCGACCATCCCGCTGTCGATCGTGCCGGCCCGGCTCAGCGCCGGCATGTCGAACCTCGTGCTGCTGGCCGTGCCGATGTTCGTGCTGCTGGGCGCGCTCATCGAGGTGGCCGGGCTCGCCCGGGCGATGATCGCCTTCCTGGTCTCGCTGGTCGGGCACCTGCGCGGCGGCCTGCAATATGTCCTCCTGGGCGCCATGTATCTCGTCTCCGGCATCTCCGGCGCCAAGGCGGCCGACATGGCGGCGATCGCGCCGGCGCTGTTCCCGGAGATGCGCAAGCGCGGCAACCGCCACGGCGACCTGGTCTCGCTCTTGTCGGCCTCGGCCGTCATGTCCGAAACGATCCCGCCGTCGATCGTGCTCATCACCGTCGGATCGGTGACCGGCGTCTCGATCGCGGCGCTGTTCACCGGCGGCCTGCTGCCGGCGGTGGTCGGCATGATCGCGCTCTGCTTCGTCGTGTTCATGCAGACCCGGCGGGAGGACATGAGCAGCGCGCGGCGGGTCGATGGCCGGACCCGCCTCAAGCTCTTCGTGTGGGCGGTGCCCGGCCTGGGATTGCCGATCGTGATCCGGACCGCCGTCGTCGACGGCATTGCGACCGCGACCGAGGTCGCGACCATCGGCGTCATCTACACGATCCTCGTCGGCATCTTCGTCTATCGTGAGTTCGACTGGCGCAAGGTCTATCCGATCCTGGTCGATACCGCCTCGCTGTCGGGCGCCATCCTGCTCGTGGTCGGGGCCGCGACCGGGTTGGCCTGGGCGCTGACGCAGTCGGGCTTCTCGCAGGACCTGGTGGCGGCGATGGCGGGCATGCCGGGCGGACGCTGGGGCTTCGTCGCGATCTCGGCCGTCATGTTCGTCATCCTGGGCAGCGTGCTCGAGGGCGTGCCGGCCATCGTGCTGTTCGGGCCGCTCTTGTTCCCGATCGCCCGGCTGATGCATGTGAACGAGGTCTATTACGCGATCGTCGCCGTCTTCTCGATGGGGCTCGGGCTGTTCACGCCGCCGTTCGGCGTCGGCTTCTATCTCGCCTGCGCGATCGGCCGGGCCTCGCCCGACGATGTCATCCGCCATGTCTGGCCGCATCTGGCCGCGCTCGTCGTGGCACTCATCCTGATCATCGCCATCCCGTGGATCTCGATCGGCTTCCTTTGA
- a CDS encoding GntR family transcriptional regulator, translating to MNDTDRQSGRLADQVYERLLGDIVRGTLPPGTPMAELDLCQRLGVSRTPVREALIKLADADLVRILPQRGSFVAPISFEAFRNAQFIREHLECALVGEAVRYIDATSLRELTEIIERQDEAAAAGQSEAFYEHDEAFHDAIARLSRYVGVWTVIRQTKIHFDRVRHLTLVLDADHIPLLIEQHREILDGLANCNEAQAVAAMRRHLREVFRRANAVIAQQESLTKLRAQRAAG from the coding sequence ATGAACGATACCGATCGACAGAGCGGCCGACTGGCAGACCAGGTCTACGAGCGCCTGCTGGGCGATATCGTGCGCGGCACGCTGCCGCCGGGCACGCCGATGGCGGAGCTCGACCTGTGCCAGCGGCTGGGCGTCAGCCGCACGCCGGTGCGCGAGGCGCTCATCAAGCTTGCCGACGCCGACCTCGTCCGCATCCTGCCGCAGCGCGGCAGCTTCGTGGCGCCGATCTCGTTCGAGGCGTTCCGCAACGCTCAGTTCATCCGCGAGCATCTCGAATGCGCGCTCGTCGGCGAGGCGGTTCGCTATATCGACGCGACGTCACTGCGCGAGCTGACCGAGATCATCGAGCGCCAGGACGAGGCCGCCGCGGCCGGCCAGAGCGAGGCGTTCTACGAGCATGACGAGGCGTTCCACGACGCGATTGCGCGGCTGAGCCGCTATGTCGGCGTATGGACGGTGATCCGCCAGACCAAGATCCATTTCGATCGCGTGCGCCATCTGACGCTGGTCCTGGACGCCGACCACATCCCGCTCCTGATCGAGCAGCATCGCGAGATCCTGGACGGGCTCGCCAACTGCAACGAGGCGCAGGCCGTCGCCGCCATGCGCCGCCATCTGCGCGAGGTGTTCCGCCGTGCGAACGCGGTGATCGCCCAGCAGGAAAGTCTGACCAAGCTCAGGGCGCAGCGCGCGGCCGGCTGA
- a CDS encoding DUF6916 family protein: MWALETFVPHLGETFSVDIGENASMAIALIEAGALPGPTGRDGASPFQLQFAGPGPACLAQRTHRLMHDSLGEMAIFLVPIGRHGDGFLYQAVFS, from the coding sequence ATGTGGGCGCTGGAGACATTCGTCCCCCACCTGGGCGAGACCTTCTCGGTCGACATCGGCGAGAACGCCAGCATGGCGATCGCCCTCATCGAGGCGGGGGCTCTGCCCGGACCGACCGGCCGAGACGGCGCAAGCCCGTTCCAGCTGCAGTTCGCGGGTCCCGGTCCCGCCTGCCTTGCCCAGAGAACGCACCGGCTCATGCATGACAGCCTGGGCGAGATGGCGATCTTCCTCGTGCCGATCGGCCGGCATGGCGACGGCTTCCTCTATCAGGCGGTCTTCAGTTGA
- a CDS encoding PqqD family peptide modification chaperone, producing the protein MTVELSDTSRVARGQGHLSADMGTQTVLMSIDHGKYIGLDAVGTAIWQRLAEPVSVRDLCAQLMSAFTADAAELRRDVLAFLTRLHAYGLVDIDPA; encoded by the coding sequence ATGACCGTCGAATTGTCTGACACGTCAAGGGTTGCGCGCGGCCAAGGACATTTGAGCGCCGACATGGGCACGCAGACCGTTCTGATGAGTATCGATCACGGGAAATATATCGGCCTCGACGCGGTCGGTACCGCGATCTGGCAGCGGCTGGCCGAGCCGGTCAGCGTGCGGGATCTCTGCGCGCAGCTGATGAGCGCCTTCACCGCCGACGCGGCGGAACTGCGGCGCGACGTGCTGGCCTTCCTCACGCGTCTTCACGCCTACGGGCTCGTCGATATCGATCCGGCCTGA
- a CDS encoding phage tail protein has translation MDGFIGEIRVFPWSWAPQGWLPCNGQALPIANYQALYAVIGPTFGGDTQQFHLPDLRGAAATGSAAANGNGVFAGSETETLLLSQMPAHNHEATIIYEAGNVGATSGPVSGGSLPTRVYSGTKNAAGTPLISPSFTPTNPTTTLNSASIAPVGKGLPHENRQPYLAMQFCICAQDGVFPIRP, from the coding sequence ATGGACGGCTTCATCGGCGAGATCCGCGTGTTCCCCTGGAGCTGGGCGCCGCAGGGCTGGCTACCGTGCAACGGGCAGGCCCTGCCCATCGCGAATTACCAGGCGCTCTATGCGGTGATAGGCCCAACCTTCGGCGGCGACACCCAGCAGTTTCATCTGCCGGATCTCCGAGGTGCTGCCGCCACGGGCAGCGCCGCCGCGAACGGCAACGGCGTCTTCGCCGGCAGCGAGACAGAGACCTTGCTTCTTTCGCAGATGCCGGCGCATAACCACGAGGCGACCATCATCTACGAAGCCGGCAACGTGGGCGCGACCTCGGGGCCCGTATCGGGCGGCAGTCTGCCGACCCGGGTCTATTCCGGCACCAAGAACGCGGCTGGCACACCGCTCATCTCGCCGTCTTTCACACCGACCAACCCGACCACCACCCTGAATTCCGCCTCCATCGCCCCGGTCGGCAAGGGACTGCCGCACGAGAACCGTCAGCCCTATCTCGCGATGCAGTTCTGCATCTGTGCCCAAGACGGCGTGTTCCCGATCCGGCCGTGA
- a CDS encoding sulfotransferase domain-containing protein codes for MSGLILLASYPKSGNTWMRLVLETLRREGQRPALDALGIESAAARLRYDQALDIETSDLSPLEIARARPWVSAQCRAAADGRILKMHDANLTPPGAAGPPFDPGAVDRVLYIVRDPRDVALSFARHFGFSLDQAVASLADTAFWMGRSETGLNPNLEQFLSSWSRHVESWLDAPGLTILCLRYEDLLQAPLESFAAAARFFGLPADADLLGRAVDACAFAALAAEERALGFRERHWDAAAPFFYRGRAGAWREGLPAALVEAIGRDHGPVMRRLGYEA; via the coding sequence ATGAGCGGCCTGATACTCCTCGCGTCATATCCCAAGTCGGGCAATACCTGGATGCGGCTCGTGCTCGAGACGCTGCGCCGGGAGGGGCAGCGGCCGGCGCTCGACGCGCTCGGCATCGAGAGTGCCGCGGCCAGGCTCAGGTACGACCAGGCGCTCGACATCGAGACTTCGGACCTGAGCCCGCTCGAAATCGCCCGCGCGCGGCCGTGGGTTTCGGCGCAGTGCCGGGCCGCAGCCGATGGCCGGATCCTGAAGATGCACGATGCCAATCTGACGCCCCCCGGCGCAGCGGGCCCGCCGTTCGACCCAGGCGCCGTCGATCGCGTGCTCTACATCGTACGTGACCCGCGCGATGTGGCGCTGTCGTTCGCGCGCCATTTCGGGTTTTCGCTCGACCAGGCGGTCGCAAGCCTTGCGGATACAGCTTTCTGGATGGGGCGGTCGGAAACCGGCCTCAACCCGAACCTAGAGCAATTCCTGTCGAGCTGGAGCCGGCATGTCGAAAGCTGGCTCGACGCGCCTGGCCTGACGATCCTGTGCCTGCGTTATGAGGACCTGCTGCAGGCGCCGCTCGAAAGCTTCGCCGCGGCTGCGCGCTTCTTCGGTCTGCCGGCCGATGCCGATTTGCTCGGCCGGGCCGTCGATGCTTGCGCGTTCGCGGCACTCGCCGCGGAGGAGCGCGCGCTGGGGTTCCGTGAAAGGCATTGGGATGCGGCCGCACCATTCTTCTATCGCGGCAGGGCGGGTGCCTGGCGCGAGGGCCTGCCGGCGGCGCTCGTCGAGGCGATCGGGCGCGACCACGGGCCGGTCATGCGCCGGCTCGGCTACGAGGCGTGA
- a CDS encoding GNAT family N-acetyltransferase: MTAAADAALPPALPLSAAPRQLGLNLRPRTDHDHPFLAELYLAVRWPEFAQAGWPDAVLRRFLLDQFALQTRHYDDVYRDAEFTIVERGGAAIGRLYLFRGATDHRIVDISLKPDACGQGIGTALLTTVLDEAFGQGKTVSIHVEQFNPALRLYRRLGFREIGERGPYLLMEVRSDQRLSPQS; encoded by the coding sequence GTGACGGCAGCGGCTGACGCGGCGCTGCCCCCCGCGCTGCCGCTCTCGGCGGCGCCGCGGCAGCTGGGCCTCAACCTCAGGCCGCGGACCGACCACGACCATCCCTTCCTGGCCGAGCTCTACCTCGCGGTCCGGTGGCCGGAGTTCGCCCAGGCTGGCTGGCCCGACGCGGTGCTGCGTCGTTTTCTGCTCGATCAGTTCGCGCTTCAGACCCGGCACTACGACGATGTCTATCGCGATGCCGAATTCACCATCGTCGAGCGCGGCGGTGCCGCGATCGGCCGCCTCTATCTGTTCCGCGGCGCCACGGATCACCGCATTGTCGACATCTCGCTCAAGCCCGATGCATGCGGGCAGGGGATCGGCACGGCGCTGCTGACCACCGTGCTTGACGAGGCGTTCGGTCAGGGCAAGACCGTCAGCATCCATGTCGAGCAGTTCAATCCGGCCCTGCGGCTCTATCGCCGCCTGGGCTTTCGCGAAATCGGCGAGCGCGGGCCCTATCTGCTGATGGAGGTCCGGTCAGACCAGCGGCTGTCGCCGCAATCCTAA
- a CDS encoding phage tail protein — protein MEAYLGEIRMFAGPYAPQGWALCDGSSLSVSGNEALYALIGTTWGGDTTNFKLPDLRGRLPIGQGQGTSLTARTIGQTGGGTQAALDASTLPAHTHAVMASTAAATSTEPGAALGLATTAYPGSSSSLQPLAYLPANTTGATKFVLGEQTISTMGGGGAHDNVMPSLSINYIICTQGIYPTQH, from the coding sequence ATGGAAGCCTATCTCGGCGAAATTCGCATGTTCGCCGGTCCCTACGCCCCGCAAGGCTGGGCGCTGTGCGACGGCTCGTCCCTATCCGTCTCAGGCAACGAGGCGCTCTACGCGCTCATTGGAACGACCTGGGGCGGCGATACGACCAACTTCAAGCTGCCCGACCTGCGCGGCCGCCTGCCGATCGGCCAGGGCCAGGGGACGAGTCTGACCGCGCGCACGATCGGCCAAACCGGCGGCGGGACGCAGGCTGCGCTCGATGCGTCGACGCTGCCGGCTCATACTCACGCCGTCATGGCCAGCACCGCCGCCGCCACGTCGACCGAGCCCGGGGCGGCACTGGGCCTCGCCACCACAGCTTATCCGGGCAGCAGTTCGAGCCTGCAGCCGCTCGCCTATCTGCCGGCGAACACGACCGGCGCGACGAAATTTGTCCTGGGGGAGCAGACGATATCCACCATGGGCGGGGGCGGCGCCCATGACAATGTGATGCCGTCGCTCTCGATCAACTACATCATCTGCACGCAGGGCATTTATCCCACGCAGCACTAG